CAGGTTATAGGTGAAAAGGCCTTCACCCTACTTGAGGTTGCCCCCAAAGAGGACCTCATGCTCTACGAGAGGGTCTTTATAGGCAAGGGGCCGAGGGACAAGATACTCATGATCAACAAGAAGATCCACTACGATGACCTCACCCCCACTGCAAAGGCCGAGCTGCCCTACGTTGTCGAGGAGATAATCAAGAACAACGAGGAGCGCTTCGTCCAGTTCTTCAACATGGCGCCGCCGATAACGAACAGACTCCACAGCCTCGAGCTCCTTCCGGGGATAGGAAAGAAACACATGTGGGAGATACTAGACGAGCGCAAGAGAGAGCCGTTCAAGAGCTTCAAGGACCTCCACGAGAGGGTGAAAGGACTGCCAGACCCAGTTAAGATGATAACCAAGCGTGTCGTGGAAGAGATTGAGGGCAAGGATCGCTATCGCCTCT
The sequence above is drawn from the Thermococcus pacificus genome and encodes:
- a CDS encoding DUF655 domain-containing protein, yielding MDRYRRHSYRESLDKKKRNVEYEEYAYVLDYLPEGYTDLTTGRRTGKPVAQVIGEKAFTLLEVAPKEDLMLYERVFIGKGPRDKILMINKKIHYDDLTPTAKAELPYVVEEIIKNNEERFVQFFNMAPPITNRLHSLELLPGIGKKHMWEILDERKREPFKSFKDLHERVKGLPDPVKMITKRVVEEIEGKDRYRLFVGSRRLFRV